Proteins co-encoded in one Ziziphus jujuba cultivar Dongzao chromosome 9, ASM3175591v1 genomic window:
- the LOC107427751 gene encoding receptor-like protein 7, with protein sequence MSFYCLPHQSSILLELKQEFKLDEPGESSKMRDWKAGTDCCLWPGVSCDMATGHVVSLDLSSSSLEGPLRSNSSLFSLLHLQNLNLAYNDFSSSPVPSEFGQLSRLTHLNLACSLFSGPIPSEILRLTNLISLDLSYYFGDPFPYCEDIGDYYPNIQEPELLRRLAENITSLRELDLGGLNFSSKVPESLGNLSSLTHLSLYGCNLHGDFPKTIFRLPNLQSVKLRDNDDLTGSLSEFHSGSNLLSLELSSTKFGGKLPNSVGNLTSLNVLDLMNCMFSGPVPYSLGNLANISQLLLGSNEFIGEFPSSLGNLTQLSDLDLSNNFFHGSLPMSFPYLLEDIYFKNNSFTGPVPFQTFGNLTLLSTIDLSSNSLNGVIPSFLLSSASLQSLCLDDNQFIDLESITSISSQLEYLSLNRNKLKGSIPSSIFKLQSLTSLFLGSNNLSGRVDFGIFSELGELKNLDLSHNALSLTTNVSMNISSLPKFQYLVLSSCDIAEFPDFLKAQNELVTLDLSHNIIGGPIPKWFLNISIMNLNSLSLSQNFISGWQETPSVLPWKELVLLDLSSNMLQGPLVVPPMSTRYFFISNNNLTGPIDLLFCNISIEVFDASNNHLKGTIPQCLDNLDGHLTVLNLRRNNFHGHIPQFCSTLNRLSTLDLSHNQLYGNIPRSLIKCQDLQVLNLGHNQISDTFPFWLQNLQQLKVLIVCSNKFHGPICCAHDFVGFMTLKILDLSHNGFFGNLPSDYLRNWTSMTLSDNASENPFELEQGLYNDSVSIVNKGAEMELVKIPLMVFISIDLSNNKFDGEIPSSIWCLRSLVMLNLSSNNFSGHIPSSLGNLIELESLDLSNNELSGKIPQQLTSLTFLGYLNFSQNQLVGPIPQGGQVQTFPDSFEGNMGLCGIPLSRKCETPIPSSNDHYNEKSDFISGFGWKAVVIGYGCGLLIGMVAGHVISSRRPDLFFKVFGVRLPRRN encoded by the coding sequence ATGAGTTTCTATTGCCTCCCTCACCAATCCTCCATTTTACTTGAGCTAAAGCAAGAATTTAAACTCGATGAACCAGGTGAATCTTCAAAGATGAGAGATTGGAAAGCAGGCACCGATTGCTGTTTGTGGCCTGGAGTCTCATGCGATATGGCAACAGGTCATGTTGTAAGCCTTGACCTTAGCAGCAGCTCGCTTGAGGGCCCTTTGCGTTCTAACAGCAGCCTTTTCAGCTTACTTCATCTTCAAAACCTCAACCTTGCCTACAACGACTTCAGCTCAAGCCCAGTTCCCTCGGAGTTTGGCCAACTTTCCAGGTTAACCCATCTCAACCTCGCTTGCTCTCTGTTTTCTGGTCCTATACCATCTGAAATCTTGAGGCTGACGAATTTGATTTCGCTTGATCTTTCTTACTATTTTGGAGATCCTTTTCCTTATTGTGAGGATATCGGAGATTATTATCCAAATATTCAGGAGCCTGAACTGCTGAGAAGGCTTGCTGAAAACATTACGAGTTTAAGAGAACTTGATCTTGGTGGGTTAAACTTTTCTTCCAAAGTACCTGAATCGTTAGGAAATTTATCTTCCCTAACACATCTCTCTCTTTATGGATGCAATTTACATGGTGATTTTCCAAAAACAATATTCCGATTGCCTAACCTACAATCAGTTAAACTGCGGGATAATGATGATCTCACCGGTTCTCTTTCGGAATTTCATTCTGGCAGCAATCTTTTGTCGTTGGAACTTTCGAGTACAAAATTTGGAGGGAAATTGCCAAATTCAGTTGGCAACCTTACCTCTTTGAATGTTTTGGATCTCATGAATTGTATGTTTTCTGGGCCTGTTCCTTATTCTCTTGGGAACCTTGCAAATATCAGTCAACTTCTCCTGGGCAGCAATGAATTTATCGGTGAATTTCCTTCTTCACTTGGAAATCTGACACAACTAAGCGATCTGGATCTTTCAAATAACTTTTTCCACGGAAGCTTGCCAATGTCATTTCCATATCTTCTGGAAGATATCTACTTCAAAAACAATAGTTTCACAGGTCCAGTGCCATTCCAAACTTTTGGTAACTTGACCTTGCTTTCGACTATTGATTTGTCAAGCAACTCGCTGAATGGAGTCATCCCTTCATTTTTACTTTCGTCGGCTTCTTTGCAATCCCTATGTCTGGATGACAATCAGTTTATAGACCTTGAGAGTATCACCTCTATTTCATCCCAATTGGAATATCTGTCTTTAAATCGAAATAAATTAAAGGGGAGTATTCCAAGTTCCATTTTCAAACTGCAAAGCCTGACATCACTGTTCCTTGGTTCAAACAATTTAAGTGGTAGAGTTGATTTCGGCATCTTCTCAGAGCTGGGCGAGCTTAAGAATCTTGATCTCTCACATAATGCACTATCTCTAACAACAAATGTAAGTATGAATATTTCTTCTCTTCCCAAATTTCAGTATTTAGTTTTGTCCTCATGTGACATAGCTGAATTTCCTGATTTCCTAAAAGCACAAAATGAATTAGTGACATTAGATCTTTCTCACAATATAATTGGCGGTCCAATACCTAAATGGTTCTTGAACATATCCATCATGAACCTGAATTCGCTGAGTCTTTCTCAAAACTTCATTAGCGGTTGGCAAGAAACTCCATCTGTTCTTCCATGGAAAGAATTGGTTCTTCTTGATCTTAGTTCAAACATGTTACAGGGACCACTTGTTGTTCCTCCAATGTCCACCAGGTATTTCTTCATCTCAAATAATAACTTGACTGGACCAATTGATCTGTTGTTCTGTAATATAAGTATTGAAGTATTTGATGCGTCAAATAATCATCTGAAAGGCACCATTCCTCAATGTTTGGATAATTTGGATGGTCATCTTACTGTGCTCAATCTCCGGAGAAATAACTTCCATGGGCATATTCCTCAATTCTGCAGCACTTTAAACCGGTTAAGCACATTGGATTTAAGTCACAACCAATTATATGGGAATATTCCGCGGTCATTAATCAAATGCCAAGATTTACAAGTTCTAAATCTTGGACACAATCAAATAAGTGATACATTCCCATTTTGGCTACAGAATTTGCAACAGCTGAAAGTTCTCATTGTATGCTCCAACAAATTTCACGGTCCAATATGCTGTGCTCATGATTTTGTTGGCTTTATGACATTGAAAATTCTTGATCTTTCTCATAATGGTTTTTTTGGAAACTTACCGTCGGATTATCTTAGAAATTGGACGTCCATGACCTTAAGTGATAACGCTTCAGAAAATCCATTTGAGTTAGAACAAGGGCTTTATAATGATTCGGTGAGCATTGTAAATAAGGGAGCAGAAATGGAGTTGGTCAAGATCCCTTTGATGGTGTTCATATCTATTGATCTCTCCAACAATAAATTTGATGGAGAAATTCCAAGTTCGATATGGTGTCTTCGATCTCTAGTTATGCTCAATTTGTCAAGCAACAATTTTAGTGGACACATTCCATCATCTTTGGGGAATCTAATTGAGCTTGAATCATTGGACCTATCTAACAATGAGCTTTCTGGTAAAATCCCTCAGCAATTGACATCTCTCACTTTTCTTGGGTATTTAAACTTTTCTCAGAATCAACTTGTGGGTCCAATACCACAAGGAGGACAAGTTCAAACATTTCCAGATTCTTTTGAGGGTAATATGGGATTGTGTGGTATTCCATTGTCCAGAAAATGTGAAACTCCCATACCATCTTCTAATGATCACTACAATGAGAAATCAGATTTCATTTCTGGTTTTGGATGGAAAGCTGTAGTGATAGGATATGGATGTGGACTTCTGATTGGAATGGTGGCTGGACATGTAATCAGCTCAAGGAGGCCAGATttgtttttcaaagtttttggGGTGAGACTGCCGAGGAGAAACTGA